The following are from one region of the Bactrocera oleae isolate idBacOlea1 chromosome 6, idBacOlea1, whole genome shotgun sequence genome:
- the nSyb gene encoding neuronal synaptobrevin isoform X4: MGKKDKKKDEAEPGPAADAPPADTAAGEGGDGEIVGGPRNPQQIAAQKRLQQTQAQVDEVVDIMRTNVEKVLERDQKLSELDDRADALQQGASQFEQQAGKLKRKFWLQNLKMMIIMGVIGLVVVGIIAKKDED; this comes from the exons ATGGGCAAGAAAGATAAGAAGAAGGATGA GGCGGAACCAGGACCAGCAGCCGATGCACCACCAGCTGATACTGCCGCAGGTGAGGGCGGTGATGGTGAGATTGTCGGTGGACCGCGCAATCCTCAACAGATTGCAGCACAAAAACGGTTACAGCAGACGCAGGCACAAGTCGATGag GTCGTCGACATAATGCGAACAAATGTGGAGAAGGTGCTTGAGAGAGATCAAAAGTTATCGGAATTGGATGATCGAGCTGATGCCTTACAACAGGGTGCTTCGCAATTTGAGCAACAAGCTGGTAAACTAAAACGAAAATTCTGGTTACAAAACTTGAAG ATGATGATTATTATGGGCGTTATTGGACTGGTCGTTGTGGGCATTATTGCAA aaaaagaTGAAGATTAA
- the nSyb gene encoding neuronal synaptobrevin isoform X3, with product MGKKDKKKDEAEPGPAADAPPADTAAGEGGDGEIVGGPRNPQQIAAQKRLQQTQAQVDEVVDIMRTNVEKVLERDQKLSELDDRADALQQGASQFEQQAGKLKRKFWLQNLKMMIIMGVIGLVVVGIIANKLGLIGGETQPQYPQYPQYMPPPPPQQQAQAPAGGTSSLADGGSAGNKEQHGAV from the exons ATGGGCAAGAAAGATAAGAAGAAGGATGA GGCGGAACCAGGACCAGCAGCCGATGCACCACCAGCTGATACTGCCGCAGGTGAGGGCGGTGATGGTGAGATTGTCGGTGGACCGCGCAATCCTCAACAGATTGCAGCACAAAAACGGTTACAGCAGACGCAGGCACAAGTCGATGag GTCGTCGACATAATGCGAACAAATGTGGAGAAGGTGCTTGAGAGAGATCAAAAGTTATCGGAATTGGATGATCGAGCTGATGCCTTACAACAGGGTGCTTCGCAATTTGAGCAACAAGCTGGTAAACTAAAACGAAAATTCTGGTTACAAAACTTGAAG ATGATGATTATTATGGGCGTTATTGGACTGGTCGTTGTGGGCATTATTGCAA ATAAACTAGGATTAATAGGCGGCGAAACACAGCCACAATATCCACAGTATCCACAATAcatgccaccaccaccaccacaacAACAGGCACAAGCGCCAGCCGGTGGCACTTCATCATTGGCTGACGGCGGCAGTGCTGGCAACAAAGAGCAACACGGTGCAGTATAA
- the nSyb gene encoding uncharacterized protein nSyb isoform X1, whose amino-acid sequence MGKKDKKKDEAEPGPAADAPPADTAAGEGGDGEIVGGPRNPQQIAAQKRLQQTQAQVDEVVDIMRTNVEKVLERDQKLSELDDRADALQQGASQFEQQAGKLKRKFWLQNLKMMIIMGVIGLVVVGIIAKAWVVPAVSAVDETVSAHSQPEYVHTDHNNNNAIGKYTKTSKSHKNNASEHSRTSSASETEIETETKNQSVNEAEAHASKHNRHAHESESEHAPESVSETETVHEGAPEHTIQRTPTNKEEGGNPPAANA is encoded by the exons ATGGGCAAGAAAGATAAGAAGAAGGATGA GGCGGAACCAGGACCAGCAGCCGATGCACCACCAGCTGATACTGCCGCAGGTGAGGGCGGTGATGGTGAGATTGTCGGTGGACCGCGCAATCCTCAACAGATTGCAGCACAAAAACGGTTACAGCAGACGCAGGCACAAGTCGATGag GTCGTCGACATAATGCGAACAAATGTGGAGAAGGTGCTTGAGAGAGATCAAAAGTTATCGGAATTGGATGATCGAGCTGATGCCTTACAACAGGGTGCTTCGCAATTTGAGCAACAAGCTGGTAAACTAAAACGAAAATTCTGGTTACAAAACTTGAAG ATGATGATTATTATGGGCGTTATTGGACTGGTCGTTGTGGGCATTATTGCAA AAGCATGGGTAGTACCAGCCGTTTCTGCCGTAGACGAAACTGTTTCCGCACATTCACAACCCGAATACGTGCATACCGAtcacaataataacaatgcTATTggcaaatacacaaaaacatcCAAATCACACAAAAACAACGCATCTGAACATTCACGAACATCGTCGGCATCCGAAACTGAAATCGAAACCGAAACTAAAAATCAATCTGTTAACGAAGCTGAAGCTCACGCATCCAAACATAATAGGCACGCACATGAATCCGAATCCGAACATGCACCCGAATCCGTGTCCGAAACTGAAACGGTACACGAAGGTGCACCCGAGCATACCATACAGAGAACACCCACCAACAAAGAGGAGGGCGGCAATCCTCCGGCTGCTAATGCATAA
- the nSyb gene encoding uncharacterized protein nSyb isoform X2, with protein MAEPGPAADAPPADTAAGEGGDGEIVGGPRNPQQIAAQKRLQQTQAQVDEVVDIMRTNVEKVLERDQKLSELDDRADALQQGASQFEQQAGKLKRKFWLQNLKMMIIMGVIGLVVVGIIAKAWVVPAVSAVDETVSAHSQPEYVHTDHNNNNAIGKYTKTSKSHKNNASEHSRTSSASETEIETETKNQSVNEAEAHASKHNRHAHESESEHAPESVSETETVHEGAPEHTIQRTPTNKEEGGNPPAANA; from the exons GGCGGAACCAGGACCAGCAGCCGATGCACCACCAGCTGATACTGCCGCAGGTGAGGGCGGTGATGGTGAGATTGTCGGTGGACCGCGCAATCCTCAACAGATTGCAGCACAAAAACGGTTACAGCAGACGCAGGCACAAGTCGATGag GTCGTCGACATAATGCGAACAAATGTGGAGAAGGTGCTTGAGAGAGATCAAAAGTTATCGGAATTGGATGATCGAGCTGATGCCTTACAACAGGGTGCTTCGCAATTTGAGCAACAAGCTGGTAAACTAAAACGAAAATTCTGGTTACAAAACTTGAAG ATGATGATTATTATGGGCGTTATTGGACTGGTCGTTGTGGGCATTATTGCAA AAGCATGGGTAGTACCAGCCGTTTCTGCCGTAGACGAAACTGTTTCCGCACATTCACAACCCGAATACGTGCATACCGAtcacaataataacaatgcTATTggcaaatacacaaaaacatcCAAATCACACAAAAACAACGCATCTGAACATTCACGAACATCGTCGGCATCCGAAACTGAAATCGAAACCGAAACTAAAAATCAATCTGTTAACGAAGCTGAAGCTCACGCATCCAAACATAATAGGCACGCACATGAATCCGAATCCGAACATGCACCCGAATCCGTGTCCGAAACTGAAACGGTACACGAAGGTGCACCCGAGCATACCATACAGAGAACACCCACCAACAAAGAGGAGGGCGGCAATCCTCCGGCTGCTAATGCATAA